A genomic region of Brevibacillus sp. JNUCC-41 contains the following coding sequences:
- a CDS encoding PBP1A family penicillin-binding protein, which translates to MAEKYNTREERRKQGQTQKKGQHKGPKKPTNMLKRIFLILVTIGIIGLVAGGAAMAYFISDAPKLDEKLLKDPVTSKILDENGKLLAEVGTENRDYVNYEDIPDLVENAFLATEDSRFYEHHGVDFLRLGSAVIANVKHGFGSEGASTLTQQVIKRSYLTPDKTIKRKVQEMWLSIQLERKYTKQEIFEMYVNKIFFANRANGILTASQTYYGKDLSELKLNEAAMLVGLPQSPSRYDPYKHPERAKERRDIVLHLMNKHGYITEKEMKDAQSIDITEGLQEIDKSQKDTTAYDAFIDLVIEEVGDMGDYNVFTDGLEIQTTIDKDAQEYVYKMLNSDEIINYPSKDLQAGVTLLDTETGEIKAVGGGRNTTVKRGWNYATDAKRSPGSTIKPILDYGPAVEYLNWSTYHQIKDEEYTYSNGTPLKNASGRHYGTVTTREALARSLNIPALKTLQAVGLDRARDFATDLGIPFDKEITESAALGGGKDVSTLELAGAYSSFGNNGIYNEPHSVKKIVLRDKTTIKNKTESKPVMKDSTAFIVTDMLKSVMKEPYGTGRLANIPSLPVAGKTGSTNFTPEQRAKSNIPSSGVKDSWMAGYTTNYTVAVWAGYDNASGEQMEYLGESSQRIPKFIFKNLMEHMAQSKETKDFDQPDSVVKVGVIKGSNPAVKANEYTPSSKITYEYYVKGHEPTQVTTEYEKVDSPGINASYNQESNEINLSWSYPKGNGNTQFEVKMSVDGGAQSVLKKSKDTSLTIPNPTPGSKYTFSVVALVDNQQSDPASTSVTIPAEVEDPEGTEDEKIEDPAEGENPEQETPAEGEEDKQGEDIDKDKDKDKDKNNNGENGNNGNNGNGNTDNNGNGNNTDDGNGNKGDEDVEGGDDGTDPGTVEEEKPVETPEPDPNPDPDPNKDTE; encoded by the coding sequence ATGGCTGAAAAATATAATACTAGAGAAGAACGCCGAAAGCAGGGGCAGACTCAAAAAAAAGGACAGCATAAAGGTCCTAAAAAGCCAACCAATATGCTTAAGCGAATTTTCCTTATACTTGTTACAATCGGAATAATAGGCCTGGTTGCAGGTGGAGCTGCAATGGCTTACTTTATAAGCGACGCTCCAAAACTTGACGAAAAGCTTTTGAAAGATCCGGTCACATCAAAGATTCTCGATGAAAATGGTAAATTGCTAGCTGAAGTCGGAACAGAAAACCGGGATTATGTAAATTATGAAGACATTCCCGATCTAGTCGAAAATGCTTTCCTGGCTACGGAAGATTCCCGCTTTTATGAACACCATGGGGTGGATTTCTTACGTCTGGGCAGTGCCGTCATCGCCAACGTCAAACACGGATTCGGCTCAGAGGGTGCAAGTACATTGACCCAACAGGTTATCAAGCGTTCTTATTTAACACCTGATAAGACGATCAAAAGGAAAGTCCAGGAAATGTGGCTATCCATTCAGCTTGAAAGAAAATATACAAAACAAGAAATTTTCGAAATGTATGTGAATAAGATTTTCTTTGCAAACCGTGCCAATGGGATCTTAACTGCTTCCCAAACTTATTATGGAAAAGATCTAAGCGAATTGAAATTGAACGAAGCGGCCATGCTTGTAGGTTTACCGCAAAGCCCAAGCAGGTATGACCCTTATAAACACCCTGAACGCGCGAAAGAACGCCGTGATATTGTCCTTCACTTAATGAATAAACATGGATATATCACTGAAAAGGAAATGAAAGATGCACAAAGCATCGATATAACAGAAGGACTTCAAGAAATCGATAAGAGCCAAAAAGACACGACTGCTTATGATGCATTCATCGATTTGGTCATTGAGGAAGTCGGGGATATGGGTGACTATAACGTCTTTACCGATGGTTTGGAAATCCAAACGACCATTGATAAAGATGCCCAAGAATATGTCTATAAAATGTTGAACAGTGATGAAATCATCAATTATCCAAGTAAAGATCTCCAAGCTGGAGTCACATTACTAGATACTGAAACTGGTGAAATTAAAGCAGTGGGCGGCGGCAGGAACACGACGGTTAAACGCGGCTGGAATTATGCAACGGATGCCAAGCGTTCACCAGGTTCGACCATTAAGCCGATTCTGGATTATGGCCCTGCCGTAGAATATTTAAATTGGTCCACCTACCATCAAATCAAGGATGAGGAATATACGTACAGTAATGGAACACCGCTTAAAAATGCTTCCGGACGACATTATGGTACTGTAACCACTCGTGAGGCACTGGCACGGTCATTAAATATCCCTGCCTTAAAGACGCTTCAAGCAGTAGGATTGGACCGGGCACGTGATTTTGCCACTGATCTTGGCATTCCTTTCGACAAGGAAATTACCGAATCGGCAGCATTGGGCGGCGGTAAGGATGTTTCTACACTTGAACTTGCCGGTGCATACAGTTCATTCGGAAACAACGGTATCTATAATGAACCGCATAGTGTGAAAAAGATCGTTTTACGTGATAAAACAACCATCAAAAACAAGACGGAATCAAAGCCGGTCATGAAAGATTCAACAGCTTTCATCGTGACGGACATGTTGAAAAGCGTCATGAAAGAACCTTATGGAACAGGAAGGTTAGCCAATATACCTAGTCTCCCTGTAGCAGGTAAAACGGGGTCAACCAATTTCACGCCTGAACAGCGTGCAAAGAGCAACATCCCATCTTCCGGTGTAAAAGATAGCTGGATGGCGGGTTATACAACCAACTATACAGTTGCGGTTTGGGCTGGTTATGATAATGCATCTGGTGAGCAAATGGAATATCTGGGAGAATCATCTCAAAGGATCCCTAAATTCATCTTTAAGAATTTAATGGAACATATGGCTCAATCAAAAGAAACGAAAGACTTTGATCAACCTGACAGTGTTGTGAAGGTTGGAGTCATCAAAGGTTCGAATCCGGCTGTTAAAGCCAATGAATATACACCAAGCAGTAAAATCACTTATGAATATTATGTTAAAGGTCACGAGCCAACACAAGTGACGACAGAATATGAAAAAGTCGACTCACCTGGCATTAACGCTTCTTACAACCAGGAAAGCAATGAAATCAATCTATCATGGTCATATCCTAAAGGTAATGGGAATACCCAATTCGAGGTTAAGATGTCCGTGGACGGCGGAGCACAGAGCGTATTAAAAAAATCGAAGGATACTAGTTTAACGATCCCTAATCCAACCCCTGGAAGTAAATATACTTTTTCAGTGGTAGCTTTAGTTGATAACCAGCAAAGTGATCCTGCGAGTACATCTGTCACAATACCTGCTGAAGTGGAAGACCCTGAAGGTACCGAGGACGAGAAGATTGAAGATCCGGCCGAAGGTGAAAATCCGGAACAAGAAACTCCTGCTGAAGGCGAAGAGGATAAACAAGGCGAAGATATAGACAAAGACAAAGATAAAGATAAAGACAAAAATAACAATGGCGAAAACGGCAATAACGGCAATAATGGTAATGGCAACACTGATAATAATGGTAATGGCAACAACACGGATGACGGAAATGGCAATAAGGGTGATGAGGACGTCGAAGGCGGGGATGATGGCACTGACCCCGGCACGGTAGAAGAGGAAAAACCAGTCGAAACCCCTGAACCTGACCCTAACCCGGACCCAGATCCAAATAAAGATACGGAATAA
- the recU gene encoding Holliday junction resolvase RecU yields MAFHYPNGRKFVPQAMEEKKSPQKKISYSNRGKTLEDDLNETNQYYLAHGIAVIHKKPTPIQIVDVHYPKRSAAVIKEAYFKQASTTDYNGVYKGKYIDFEAKETKNSSSFPLKNFHDHQIEHMKHIVQHDGIAFVIIRFSAMEDIYLMSSEQLSFYWKRMKEGGRKSITLQEVESSSRKITLGFQPRIDYIKVVDSLIAENF; encoded by the coding sequence GTGGCATTTCATTATCCCAACGGGCGAAAGTTTGTACCGCAGGCTATGGAAGAAAAGAAAAGCCCACAAAAAAAAATCAGTTACAGCAACCGAGGAAAAACATTGGAAGACGATTTGAACGAAACCAATCAGTATTATTTAGCACACGGCATTGCCGTCATCCATAAAAAACCGACACCCATTCAAATTGTCGATGTCCACTATCCGAAAAGAAGTGCTGCAGTCATTAAAGAAGCTTATTTCAAACAAGCATCGACCACCGATTACAATGGTGTTTATAAAGGAAAGTACATTGATTTTGAGGCAAAGGAAACGAAAAACAGCAGTTCGTTCCCTTTGAAGAATTTTCATGACCATCAAATTGAACATATGAAACATATCGTTCAGCATGACGGAATTGCGTTTGTCATCATCCGGTTTTCCGCTATGGAAGATATATATCTAATGAGTTCTGAACAACTGAGTTTTTATTGGAAGAGAATGAAAGAAGGCGGACGTAAATCCATCACTCTTCAAGAGGTTGAAAGCAGTTCACGAAAGATTACTCTTGGCTTTCAACCGAGAATTGACTATATTAAAGTAGTAGATTCGCTCATCGCAGAAAATTTTTAG
- a CDS encoding DnaD domain-containing protein has product MNKEHLYAWFKEGTITIPSFLLTNYRTMGLNEQEMVLLLQLQSFIDKGNHFPAPSQLSDRMTLQETECLFLIQRLVQRGFVEMVVEESQEIGQEKYSLSPLYEKMMDCFLKTLKQSESAEIQKAGESLYTIFEQEFGRPLSPFECETLAMWMEDDHQPEIIKSALRESVISGKLNFRYIDRILFEWKKNGIKTLEQAREQGQKFRAHQKRDRKTETAQPLKDVPFYNWLEQ; this is encoded by the coding sequence ATGAATAAAGAACATTTATATGCGTGGTTTAAGGAAGGAACGATAACGATTCCATCCTTTTTGTTGACTAACTATCGTACAATGGGACTGAATGAACAAGAAATGGTCCTATTATTACAATTGCAAAGCTTCATCGATAAAGGTAACCATTTCCCTGCACCATCCCAACTTTCTGACCGAATGACATTGCAGGAAACGGAATGTCTATTCTTGATCCAGCGTTTAGTCCAAAGGGGATTTGTTGAAATGGTGGTTGAGGAGAGTCAAGAAATCGGGCAGGAAAAATATTCGTTGTCCCCACTTTATGAAAAAATGATGGACTGTTTCTTGAAAACTTTGAAACAGTCAGAGTCTGCTGAAATCCAAAAAGCGGGGGAGAGCCTTTATACGATATTTGAACAGGAGTTCGGCCGCCCTTTATCTCCATTTGAATGCGAGACATTGGCAATGTGGATGGAAGACGACCATCAACCTGAGATCATTAAGTCAGCTCTGAGGGAGTCTGTCATTTCTGGAAAATTGAATTTCCGATACATCGATCGAATTTTATTCGAGTGGAAAAAGAATGGAATTAAAACCTTGGAACAGGCAAGGGAGCAAGGACAAAAGTTTAGAGCTCACCAAAAGAGGGACCGAAAGACGGAGACTGCACAACCGTTGAAGGATGTGCCTTTCTATAACTGGCTCGAGCAGTAA
- the nth gene encoding endonuclease III: MLNKAQIRYCLDTMGEMFPDAHCELNHSNPFELVVAVALSAQCTDVLVNKVTKDLFQKYKTPEDYISVPIEELENDIRSIGLFRNKAKNIQKLSHMLIEEYGKEVPRDRDELVKLPGVGRKTANVVVSVAFDVPAIAVDTHVERVSKRLGLCRWKDSVLDVEKTLMAKIPKDEWSVTHHRLIFFGRYHCKAQSPRCETCPLLELCREGKKRMKRKEAN; this comes from the coding sequence ATGTTGAATAAAGCCCAAATTCGATATTGTCTGGATACGATGGGTGAAATGTTTCCGGATGCCCATTGTGAGCTGAATCACTCCAATCCATTTGAATTGGTGGTTGCTGTTGCCCTGTCAGCTCAGTGTACGGATGTATTAGTCAATAAAGTCACGAAGGATTTATTTCAGAAATATAAAACGCCTGAGGATTACATAAGCGTTCCGATAGAAGAGTTGGAAAATGACATTCGCTCAATCGGTTTGTTTCGTAACAAGGCGAAGAATATACAAAAGTTGTCGCACATGCTGATCGAAGAATACGGTAAGGAAGTTCCCAGAGATCGTGATGAGCTAGTTAAATTGCCTGGCGTTGGCAGAAAGACGGCGAATGTAGTCGTTTCTGTTGCTTTTGATGTGCCAGCGATTGCTGTGGATACCCATGTAGAGCGTGTTTCCAAGCGTTTGGGATTATGCCGTTGGAAGGATAGTGTCCTCGATGTTGAGAAAACGTTGATGGCTAAGATACCAAAGGATGAATGGTCCGTTACGCATCACCGCCTGATATTCTTTGGACGCTATCATTGCAAGGCCCAGTCACCAAGATGTGAAACCTGTCCGCTTCTCGAATTATGCCGTGAAGGAAAAAAAAGAATGAAAAGGAAAGAAGCCAATTGA
- a CDS encoding DEAD/DEAH box helicase: MKLRMNLQEVINDLKINEDFKDNIVHWQVIEAKEAKHVPFPDAMDDKIKHALELRGINGLYSHQATAFDTAVSGNSLVAVTPTASGKTLCYNLPVLQKILKDEKTRALYIFPTKALSYDQKSELNEMIHEMDAEINSYTYDGDTPSNIRQKIRQAGHIVITNPDMLHSGILPHHTKWVSLFENLKYVVIDELHIYRGVFGSHTANVIRRLKRICKFYGSDPVFICTSATINNPKELAEELTEKQMVLIDNNGAPSGKKHFVFYNPPIVNKPLNIRRSAVLEVRKLANKFLKNKIQTIVFARSRVRVEILLTYLQELVSKQLGPKSIRGYRGGYLPTQRREIEQGLRDGSIYGVVSTNALELGVDIGQLQVCIMTGYPGSISSAWQQAGRAGRRHGEALIIMVGSSSALDQYIVQHPEYFFTRNPETARINPDNLLILVDHVKCAAYELPFKKGDTFGETEIMDVLEFLTEERVLHLNGDKWHWMNDAFPASNISLRSAAQENVVIIDQTNAPVNRVIGEMDTFSAMTLLHDEAIYLHQGIQFQVEELDWDEKKAYVREVNVDYYTDANLAVQLSVLEVDKQRTFASTAAAFGDVAIRAMPTIFKKIKFETHENIGSGPISLPEMELHTSSAMLSMDPDIFKWDENRIEQGMIGASHALNYMIPLHVMCDPHDIHVYPQVKAAHNEKPTIFIYDSYPGGIGLSDKVYENSEVILLETISMIENCACESGCPSCIGTESATKTAKSDAKQLLGQFCKQKQ, translated from the coding sequence ATGAAACTGCGAATGAATTTACAAGAAGTCATCAATGATTTAAAAATAAATGAAGACTTTAAAGATAATATAGTGCATTGGCAAGTAATTGAAGCAAAAGAGGCAAAACATGTACCTTTTCCCGATGCAATGGATGATAAAATCAAGCATGCTCTTGAATTACGGGGGATTAATGGATTGTATAGCCATCAGGCAACAGCATTTGATACTGCTGTCAGTGGCAATAGCCTTGTAGCGGTCACACCTACAGCTTCTGGAAAAACATTATGCTATAATTTGCCGGTCCTTCAAAAAATACTGAAAGATGAAAAAACTAGGGCGCTTTATATTTTTCCGACAAAAGCGCTAAGTTATGACCAAAAAAGCGAATTGAATGAAATGATTCATGAAATGGATGCTGAAATAAATAGTTATACATACGATGGGGACACACCTTCAAATATCAGGCAAAAAATCCGCCAGGCAGGGCATATCGTGATCACCAATCCTGATATGCTCCATTCTGGAATCCTGCCCCATCATACGAAATGGGTCTCTTTGTTTGAAAACTTGAAGTATGTGGTAATCGATGAACTTCATATCTACCGGGGCGTTTTCGGAAGTCATACAGCCAACGTCATAAGAAGGTTAAAAAGGATTTGCAAGTTTTATGGAAGCGACCCTGTATTCATTTGTACTTCCGCTACGATCAATAACCCAAAAGAATTGGCAGAAGAGCTCACGGAAAAACAAATGGTCCTTATCGATAATAACGGAGCCCCAAGTGGGAAAAAGCATTTTGTGTTTTACAATCCCCCAATAGTAAATAAACCGCTGAACATACGAAGGAGTGCGGTTTTGGAAGTCCGGAAACTGGCAAATAAATTTTTGAAAAATAAAATTCAAACGATCGTATTTGCGCGAAGCAGGGTTCGTGTGGAAATTCTATTGACATATTTACAGGAACTTGTGTCAAAGCAATTGGGGCCCAAATCGATTAGAGGCTATCGCGGTGGATATCTGCCAACACAGCGCAGAGAAATTGAACAAGGCCTCAGGGATGGTTCCATTTATGGAGTGGTTTCCACAAATGCACTTGAGTTGGGCGTCGATATCGGCCAGCTTCAGGTTTGCATAATGACTGGTTACCCTGGATCCATATCGAGTGCATGGCAGCAGGCGGGACGAGCAGGAAGAAGGCATGGTGAAGCATTGATCATCATGGTCGGCAGTTCAAGTGCCCTTGATCAATATATCGTACAGCATCCCGAATACTTCTTTACCAGAAATCCAGAAACTGCAAGAATCAATCCGGATAATCTTTTAATCTTGGTTGATCATGTAAAATGTGCAGCATATGAGCTTCCATTTAAAAAAGGCGATACCTTTGGGGAAACAGAGATTATGGACGTTCTTGAATTCCTTACGGAAGAAAGGGTCTTACACTTAAATGGGGACAAATGGCATTGGATGAATGATGCTTTTCCAGCAAGCAATATCAGCCTGCGTTCAGCGGCACAGGAAAATGTCGTGATCATCGATCAAACGAATGCACCGGTTAATCGGGTCATAGGGGAAATGGATACGTTCAGTGCAATGACCCTCCTCCACGATGAAGCCATTTATTTGCACCAGGGAATTCAATTTCAGGTGGAAGAACTTGATTGGGATGAAAAGAAAGCTTATGTACGTGAAGTCAATGTGGACTATTATACGGATGCTAACCTTGCCGTTCAGTTGTCTGTATTGGAAGTCGATAAACAGCGAACTTTCGCTTCCACAGCAGCTGCTTTTGGTGATGTCGCAATCCGGGCGATGCCTACGATCTTCAAAAAAATCAAATTCGAAACTCATGAGAATATTGGTTCAGGACCAATCAGTCTCCCGGAGATGGAACTGCACACGAGTTCAGCCATGCTTTCCATGGATCCCGATATATTTAAGTGGGACGAAAATCGGATAGAACAAGGTATGATAGGTGCCTCCCATGCTCTTAATTACATGATTCCACTGCATGTTATGTGCGATCCGCATGATATTCATGTTTATCCGCAGGTTAAGGCAGCACATAATGAAAAACCGACCATTTTTATCTATGATAGTTATCCGGGAGGCATAGGGTTAAGTGATAAAGTATATGAAAACTCTGAAGTCATTCTGCTTGAAACAATATCAATGATCGAAAATTGCGCTTGTGAAAGCGGCTGTCCTTCCTGTATCGGGACGGAATCCGCAACGAAAACAGCCAAGAGTGATGCCAAACAATTATTGGGTCAATTTTGTAAGCAAAAACAGTAG
- a CDS encoding YppG family protein, with the protein MMRSGFNQISPNQGQFPQPMPEYWGGYQQPMPYPPPNNHNHEQSFMYPSHLQDTGGYMIPYHDPYQQAAYHPFQQVQQQAMPVGAYPGNSVMQPMAQMHPIHSNQQPQAFSPFANPLQPAKRPPQSQQQAHNPYPKQQFMQKPQPSGFKSVMNQFKTQDGSMDITKMMNTAGQMMNTVSQVSSMVKGVGGFFKA; encoded by the coding sequence ATGATGAGATCCGGTTTTAACCAAATCTCCCCAAATCAAGGACAGTTTCCTCAACCAATGCCGGAATATTGGGGAGGGTACCAACAGCCTATGCCGTATCCTCCGCCAAATAATCATAATCATGAACAATCATTTATGTATCCATCTCATCTACAGGATACAGGGGGCTATATGATACCATATCATGATCCTTATCAACAGGCGGCCTATCATCCATTCCAACAGGTCCAGCAGCAGGCGATGCCTGTGGGTGCTTATCCGGGCAACAGTGTAATGCAGCCGATGGCACAAATGCACCCGATCCACTCCAATCAGCAGCCGCAAGCTTTTAGTCCGTTCGCCAATCCTTTACAGCCAGCTAAAAGACCTCCGCAAAGTCAGCAGCAGGCCCATAATCCATATCCTAAGCAGCAGTTCATGCAAAAACCCCAGCCATCGGGTTTCAAATCGGTCATGAATCAATTCAAAACACAAGATGGCTCCATGGATATAACGAAGATGATGAACACAGCCGGACAAATGATGAATACTGTTTCTCAAGTATCTTCAATGGTCAAAGGAGTAGGGGGCTTCTTCAAAGCTTAA
- a CDS encoding alpha/beta fold hydrolase, with amino-acid sequence MKDSKLSYIDTGKGEETLLFIHGFCGSHEYWRDIIAELKGEYRIIAVDLRGHGESEEIGGSFSIEDMAADIASILEELEIGQVYMFGHSLGGYITLAFAERFPGKLSGFSLVHSTAFPDDETGKAGRLKSVEKIESEGIPAFIDGLIPKLFAIPDDPNISYIKEIGYKTSEIGAIGSLHAMRNRIDRNHVLKNTKLPVLLVAGEQDKVIPADKTFSVKGSHINEVILKGSGHMGMLEAPSKLIEEIIRFVEKD; translated from the coding sequence ATGAAAGATAGCAAGCTTTCCTACATAGATACCGGGAAAGGTGAAGAAACTTTGTTGTTTATCCATGGATTTTGCGGAAGCCATGAATATTGGCGTGACATCATTGCTGAATTAAAGGGTGAATACAGGATTATTGCCGTTGATTTACGGGGGCATGGTGAAAGTGAGGAAATAGGGGGATCTTTCTCGATTGAAGATATGGCTGCTGATATTGCTTCAATTTTGGAAGAACTGGAAATCGGACAGGTCTATATGTTTGGTCATTCGCTTGGGGGATATATCACCTTGGCATTCGCAGAAAGGTTTCCTGGGAAATTGTCAGGTTTTTCATTGGTACATTCCACCGCTTTCCCGGACGATGAGACAGGAAAAGCGGGGCGCTTAAAATCTGTCGAGAAAATCGAAAGTGAAGGGATCCCCGCTTTCATTGACGGACTTATACCAAAGCTTTTCGCTATTCCCGATGATCCTAACATTTCCTATATAAAGGAAATCGGATATAAAACAAGTGAAATTGGTGCGATAGGGTCTTTACATGCCATGAGGAACAGAATAGACAGAAATCATGTTCTCAAAAATACGAAGCTGCCTGTCCTATTGGTTGCAGGTGAACAGGATAAGGTGATTCCCGCTGATAAAACCTTTTCTGTGAAAGGGAGCCATATCAATGAAGTTATACTTAAAGGCAGCGGCCATATGGGAATGTTGGAAGCTCCAAGCAAACTAATCGAAGAAATCATTCGCTTTGTCGAGAAGGATTAA
- a CDS encoding DUF2515 family protein: MRILKTEMQLLQSIKVQTAKGNRDNISRTKAYEQFFRMHPEIQWSFLAGMVSRNAGWNMCDLEGIWFSHLLGLKYRHHLFLTYEEANWRIFQDAYPQLLLYHYSTKYGRPLFHLCHYFFITNFMKNEWYSFWKHGNRKKLVTALIINEQNIIEEPVIKKQSFVFHSLLFFLQDWMHFSTVLFPTCNGELYGSSVSHFRNLDKRIELGKRLAGLLFSEDLFPRFFEFSCRTEPTGARYDYEQYRKKPRYHETPMLRGVYPVIHHRAGETEQWDMKKRIKKKWLIEPKWEEDPHLTDWYDDKQKQLHMAAIIKNLIL, encoded by the coding sequence ATGCGAATATTAAAGACGGAAATGCAATTGCTTCAATCCATAAAAGTCCAAACCGCTAAAGGGAATAGGGATAATATATCAAGAACAAAAGCATATGAACAATTTTTTAGAATGCATCCGGAAATACAATGGTCTTTTTTAGCTGGTATGGTTTCTAGGAATGCAGGCTGGAATATGTGCGATCTTGAAGGGATTTGGTTTTCCCATTTGCTTGGGCTTAAATATAGGCATCACTTATTCCTAACGTATGAAGAAGCCAACTGGAGAATATTTCAAGATGCGTATCCGCAATTACTTCTCTATCATTATTCGACGAAGTATGGACGTCCTTTGTTTCACTTATGTCATTATTTTTTTATTACCAATTTCATGAAGAACGAATGGTATTCCTTTTGGAAACATGGAAATCGTAAAAAATTAGTCACTGCGCTTATCATAAATGAACAAAACATCATTGAAGAACCGGTTATTAAAAAGCAATCTTTCGTTTTTCATTCCCTATTATTTTTCCTGCAGGACTGGATGCATTTCAGCACCGTTTTATTTCCTACTTGCAATGGAGAACTGTATGGCTCGTCGGTTTCGCATTTTAGAAATTTAGATAAAAGGATTGAATTGGGGAAAAGGTTGGCTGGCCTTTTATTTTCTGAAGATTTGTTTCCGCGCTTTTTTGAATTTTCCTGCAGGACTGAACCAACGGGTGCCCGATATGATTATGAACAATATCGAAAAAAGCCTAGGTACCATGAAACCCCGATGCTGAGGGGAGTATATCCAGTGATTCATCATCGGGCAGGGGAAACAGAGCAATGGGATATGAAAAAAAGGATTAAAAAAAAATGGCTCATTGAACCCAAATGGGAGGAAGACCCGCATTTGACCGATTGGTATGACGATAAACAAAAGCAGCTGCACATGGCTGCAATAATCAAAAATTTGATTTTATAA
- a CDS encoding Hsp20/alpha crystallin family protein produces the protein MTSSEKNNNRNRIEPFSHFINKMDRLFSERPPKGMLQSLDEFFGSAKERSFPVDVHETQSEYTVTATLPGIARSQISIDVLSHAVTISAKHVGRQHKNQGLFQKEVTTGTLSRTISFPKPIDEAKVTARHRDGILTLNLPKVRGNRIEIH, from the coding sequence ATGACCTCTTCTGAAAAAAATAATAATCGGAATCGAATAGAACCCTTTTCCCATTTCATTAACAAAATGGATCGGCTGTTTTCCGAGAGGCCCCCTAAAGGCATGCTGCAATCTCTTGACGAATTCTTCGGTTCGGCAAAAGAACGCAGCTTTCCGGTTGATGTTCACGAAACGCAATCAGAATATACCGTTACTGCCACCTTGCCCGGAATTGCACGCAGCCAAATATCAATTGATGTACTGTCCCATGCCGTAACCATATCTGCAAAGCATGTAGGTAGACAGCATAAAAATCAAGGATTGTTCCAAAAGGAAGTTACAACCGGTACTTTATCAAGAACCATTTCCTTTCCAAAGCCGATTGATGAAGCCAAAGTGACCGCGCGACATCGCGATGGCATCCTCACGCTTAACCTACCCAAAGTCAGGGGAAATCGTATTGAAATTCATTAG
- a CDS encoding YpoC family protein yields the protein MTQSISLKVPKELDHSLFFPEKESILEKERYAGWSETIPFEAFPYELLYYNNVEAYAPWTKGAIHVKELLEIWKGIDSECSLLFSERKVGQTLGLMKKGIGLFLTAVYWMHGKPVVLNDFRVQIGSFNDIPMNMDERLSFILARPAFFHSYRQLSELFREFEKRYVKFMIKNKNSQKNV from the coding sequence TTGACGCAGTCCATATCATTAAAAGTTCCTAAAGAATTGGACCATTCTTTGTTTTTTCCTGAAAAGGAATCGATCTTGGAAAAAGAGCGGTATGCAGGTTGGAGTGAAACGATCCCATTCGAGGCTTTCCCTTATGAGTTACTTTATTATAATAATGTAGAGGCGTATGCTCCTTGGACTAAGGGGGCAATCCATGTAAAGGAACTTCTGGAAATATGGAAGGGAATTGATTCAGAATGCAGTTTGCTATTTTCTGAGCGAAAAGTGGGACAGACTTTGGGACTCATGAAGAAGGGGATCGGTTTATTTTTAACCGCAGTCTACTGGATGCATGGGAAGCCAGTGGTATTGAATGATTTCCGGGTCCAAATAGGATCCTTTAACGATATTCCGATGAATATGGATGAAAGGCTTTCATTCATCCTTGCAAGACCCGCTTTTTTTCATTCTTATAGACAGCTTAGTGAGTTGTTCCGAGAATTTGAAAAACGATATGTGAAGTTCATGATCAAAAATAAGAACAGCCAAAAAAACGTCTAA
- a CDS encoding YppE family protein: protein MQKEKMQLLTEQLIQYTDKADEIYEGVRKEGKEKDFFSEVKPFADLVRTACIEWETGMKEWMKETDFRHLFPEQIEQTAHNLSDVAVQAFFPKTSYKRFKSHVQSVEFILNNVKTEIDRILS, encoded by the coding sequence GTGCAAAAAGAAAAAATGCAGCTATTAACAGAACAATTAATACAATATACAGACAAAGCTGATGAGATTTATGAGGGTGTACGCAAGGAGGGGAAGGAAAAGGACTTCTTTTCGGAAGTCAAGCCGTTTGCAGACCTGGTCAGGACCGCATGCATCGAATGGGAAACCGGAATGAAGGAGTGGATGAAAGAAACCGACTTCAGGCATCTTTTCCCCGAGCAAATCGAACAAACCGCCCATAACCTTTCTGATGTGGCCGTTCAGGCATTTTTCCCCAAGACAAGTTATAAGCGATTTAAAAGCCACGTCCAATCGGTCGAATTCATCCTTAATAATGTAAAAACGGAAATCGATCGGATTTTATCATAA